The following proteins are co-located in the Escherichia fergusonii ATCC 35469 genome:
- a CDS encoding phage tail protein: MKGLENAIRNLNSLDTRMVPQASAWAINRVAQKAVSVATRQVAGNTVAGDNQVKGIPLKLVRQRVRVFKASPSGKMTARIRVNRGNLPAIKLGTARVRLARRGGKLQYRGSVLKVGKYLFRDAFIQQLANGRWHVMRRIDGKNRYSIDVVKIPLSGPLTQAFEDARDRIIAAEMPKQLGYALKQQLRLWLTR, encoded by the coding sequence ATGAAGGGGCTTGAGAATGCCATCCGTAATCTGAACAGCCTTGATACCCGTATGGTGCCACAGGCCAGCGCATGGGCGATAAACCGTGTGGCACAGAAAGCGGTCTCGGTTGCCACCCGGCAGGTTGCCGGGAATACCGTTGCGGGAGATAACCAGGTGAAAGGGATCCCCCTGAAACTGGTACGTCAGCGTGTCCGGGTGTTTAAAGCCAGTCCGTCAGGAAAAATGACGGCCAGGATCCGCGTTAACCGGGGCAATCTGCCCGCCATTAAGCTGGGGACAGCCCGGGTCAGACTGGCCCGGCGTGGTGGAAAACTGCAGTACCGTGGCAGTGTGCTGAAGGTGGGTAAATATCTTTTCCGGGATGCGTTTATTCAGCAACTGGCGAATGGTCGCTGGCATGTGATGCGGCGTATTGATGGCAAAAATCGTTACTCCATTGATGTGGTGAAAATCCCGCTTTCCGGACCGCTGACACAGGCATTTGAAGATGCCCGCGACCGCATCATTGCTGCGGAAATGCCGAAACAGCTGGGGTATGCACTGAAACAACAACTGAGGTTATGGCTGACCCGATGA
- a CDS encoding phage minor tail U family protein, translating into MNRHTQIRQAVLARLREQCGDSATFFDGLPAFIDAQELPAVAVWLSDAQYTGKMTDEDDWQAVLHIAVFIRAQAPDSELDMWMESTIFPALNDIPALSGLIDTLIPLGFNYQRDNEMATWAMAEITYQITYTN; encoded by the coding sequence ATGAACCGACATACACAAATCCGCCAGGCCGTACTGGCACGCCTTCGGGAACAGTGTGGAGACAGCGCCACGTTTTTTGACGGGCTTCCGGCATTTATTGATGCGCAGGAACTGCCTGCCGTGGCGGTGTGGCTGAGTGATGCTCAGTACACCGGAAAAATGACGGATGAAGATGACTGGCAGGCTGTTCTGCATATTGCTGTCTTCATCCGGGCACAGGCACCGGATTCAGAGCTGGATATGTGGATGGAGAGCACCATTTTCCCGGCCCTGAATGATATACCGGCACTTTCCGGACTCATCGACACCCTGATCCCTCTCGGTTTTAACTATCAACGTGATAATGAGATGGCCACCTGGGCGATGGCGGAAATCACGTACCAGATCACGTACACGAATTAA
- a CDS encoding phage tail protein gives MTTPNPLAKTKGAGTTFWMYTGKGDAFANPLSDTDWLRLAMVKDLQPGEMTADAEDDTYLDDEDADWKTTTQGQKSVGDTSATLAWRPGDSGQKKLVQLFDSGEVCAFRIKYPNGTVDVFRGWLSSLGKTIASKDVMTRTVKISGVGRPYLAEEGTETVSVTGLTVAPASASVKVGATTTLTFTVKPDGASDKAISVHSTDPQTATVTLNGLVATVKGVKQGSVSIVGMTSDGDFVAVAAVAVSAAG, from the coding sequence ATGACCACACCAAATCCACTGGCAAAAACGAAAGGTGCGGGAACGACGTTCTGGATGTACACCGGCAAGGGCGATGCGTTTGCGAACCCTTTATCGGACACTGACTGGCTGCGTCTTGCGATGGTGAAGGATCTGCAACCTGGCGAAATGACCGCTGATGCAGAAGATGACACTTATCTCGATGATGAAGATGCAGACTGGAAAACGACAACCCAGGGGCAGAAATCCGTCGGTGATACTTCGGCGACGCTGGCCTGGCGTCCGGGTGACAGCGGGCAGAAAAAACTGGTTCAGTTGTTCGACTCCGGTGAAGTCTGCGCGTTTCGTATCAAATATCCCAACGGCACTGTTGATGTTTTCCGTGGCTGGCTGAGCTCACTGGGTAAAACCATTGCCTCAAAAGACGTGATGACCCGCACAGTGAAAATCAGCGGTGTGGGGCGTCCGTATCTGGCAGAGGAAGGCACTGAAACAGTGAGCGTTACCGGGCTGACGGTGGCACCGGCATCTGCCAGTGTAAAAGTGGGAGCAACCACCACGCTGACCTTTACAGTAAAACCTGACGGAGCCAGTGACAAAGCGATCAGTGTGCATTCGACAGATCCACAGACTGCCACGGTGACCCTGAACGGGCTTGTGGCCACGGTGAAAGGCGTGAAGCAGGGCAGTGTCAGCATTGTGGGCATGACTTCTGACGGCGATTTTGTGGCAGTGGCTGCGGTGGCTGTCAGCGCCGCAGGTTAA
- the gpG gene encoding phage tail assembly chaperone G produces MFLKQGTFNYEKQSVVLSELSGLQRIEYLAFVQQRTAKFDAEEGELPEAERQIAFLRMGMDINAWLVSRSLWNAEQSQDVETLCASVITTWSYDALGAGAEMVLSLSGMGAIENAGDLEHEVLTPEKS; encoded by the coding sequence ATGTTTCTGAAACAGGGCACGTTTAATTATGAAAAGCAGTCCGTGGTGCTCAGTGAGCTGTCCGGGCTGCAGAGAATTGAATATCTGGCGTTTGTTCAGCAGCGAACGGCAAAGTTTGATGCCGAAGAGGGAGAACTGCCGGAGGCTGAACGACAGATTGCTTTTCTGCGGATGGGGATGGATATCAATGCCTGGCTGGTTTCCCGCTCACTGTGGAATGCGGAACAGTCTCAGGATGTTGAGACGCTTTGCGCATCCGTTATTACAACATGGTCGTATGATGCCCTGGGAGCGGGGGCGGAGATGGTTCTGTCGCTGAGCGGTATGGGAGCCATTGAGAATGCCGGGGATTTGGAGCATGAGGTGCTGACGCCGGAAAAGTCCTGA
- a CDS encoding phage tail assembly protein T translates to MQFVMRLAREFRRADWRRMLSEMSATELGEWGDYFRMQSFSDVWMDAQFASLKALIVRMVSGSSDAAVADFSLLPEENGIPERTDEELMHLGEGISGGVRYGPDSQPGH, encoded by the coding sequence ATGCAGTTTGTCATGCGGCTTGCCCGGGAGTTCCGGCGGGCAGACTGGCGGCGGATGCTGTCGGAAATGTCGGCCACTGAGCTTGGTGAGTGGGGCGATTATTTCCGGATGCAGAGCTTCAGTGATGTGTGGATGGATGCGCAGTTTGCCTCGCTGAAGGCATTGATCGTGAGAATGGTGTCCGGCAGCAGTGATGCTGCGGTGGCTGATTTCAGCCTTTTACCGGAAGAGAACGGGATACCGGAGCGAACGGACGAAGAACTGATGCATCTTGGAGAAGGTATTTCCGGAGGTGTGCGTTATGGACCAGATAGCCAACCTGGTCATTGA
- a CDS encoding phage tail tape measure protein, producing MDQIANLVIDLGIDAAEFKNEIPRIKNLLNGAASDAERSSARMQRFMERQTQAARQTTQAASSAATAASVHAQTVEKNAQAHERMAREVEKTRQRMEALSQKMRDEQAQAMALAEAQDKAAAAFYRQIDSVKQASAGLQELQRIQQQIRQARNSGGIGQQDYLALISEVTAKTRVLTQAEEEATRQKVAFIRQLKEQATRQNLSSSELLRAKAAQLGVSSAAEVYIRKMEQAGKATHSLGLKSAAARQEIGVLIGELARGNLGALRGSGITLANRAGWIDTLMSPKGMMLGGVIGGIAAAVYGLGKAWYDGQKEGEEFNRQLSLTGHYAGVTAGQLWTLSRAISGNGITQHAAAGALAQVVGSGAFRGNDIGMVARAAAQMERSVGQSVSDTINQFKRLKDDPVNAAKALDNELHFLTATQLEQIRVLGEQGRSSDAARIAMSALAEETGRRTADIDNNLNALGSTLKYLSDLWSRFWDAAMNIGREDSLDEQISALQEKVSRAKRLPWTASSSQVEYDQQRLNELQEKKRQKDLQDAKEQAERNYQEQQKRRNAENAALNRMNETEAARHQREIARINAMQYADQAVRDAAIQRENERYEKALASGKKKTREPRNDEATRLLLQYSQQQAQVEGQIAAARQSAGIATERMTEAHKQLLALQQRISDLDGKKLTADEKSVLARKDELIQALTLLDVKQQELQKQTALNELKKKTIQLTSQLAEEERAQRQQHDLDIATVGMGDQQRQRYQVQLSLRQKYQQQLEQLRRDSEQKGTYYTDDYRKAEQALTESLNRQLNENRRYWQQLEVVQGNWKNGVLRAFQDFTVDADNTAGTAEQVFSSAFSNMGNGLATFVTTGKLNFKSFTSSVLSDMAKILAQATMMKSIKGIGSVLGFDLSSLSLNANGGIYQSADLSRYSGTVVNRPTFFAFAKGAGVMGEAGPEAILPLRRGADGKLGVVADIGGSGMAMFAPQYNIEINNDGTNGQIGQAALKVVYDLGKKAAADFMQQQARDGGRLSGAYR from the coding sequence ATGGACCAGATAGCCAACCTGGTCATTGATTTGGGGATTGATGCGGCAGAGTTTAAAAATGAAATTCCCCGTATCAAAAACCTTCTGAATGGTGCCGCCAGCGATGCAGAACGGTCTTCTGCCCGTATGCAGCGTTTTATGGAGCGTCAGACTCAGGCCGCCCGGCAGACAACGCAGGCGGCTTCTTCGGCTGCAACAGCCGCCTCCGTCCATGCGCAGACGGTGGAGAAGAACGCACAGGCTCATGAACGCATGGCCCGCGAGGTGGAGAAAACCCGCCAGCGCATGGAGGCGCTGAGCCAGAAAATGCGCGATGAACAGGCGCAGGCCATGGCTCTGGCGGAGGCTCAGGATAAAGCGGCTGCTGCGTTTTATCGTCAGATTGACAGTGTGAAACAGGCCAGTGCGGGGCTGCAGGAATTACAGCGTATTCAGCAGCAGATCCGACAGGCCAGAAACAGTGGCGGGATTGGTCAGCAGGATTATCTGGCGCTGATTTCTGAGGTTACGGCGAAAACCCGTGTTCTTACACAGGCTGAGGAAGAGGCTACCCGACAGAAAGTGGCGTTTATCCGTCAGCTTAAAGAGCAGGCAACCCGCCAGAATCTTTCTTCTTCTGAGTTGCTTCGTGCTAAGGCTGCCCAGCTGGGGGTAAGCAGTGCTGCAGAAGTGTATATCCGCAAAATGGAGCAGGCAGGAAAAGCCACGCATTCGCTGGGTCTGAAAAGTGCAGCGGCCCGCCAGGAGATAGGCGTTCTGATAGGTGAACTGGCTCGCGGCAATTTAGGTGCGCTGAGGGGATCCGGGATAACGCTGGCTAACCGTGCCGGATGGATAGACACACTGATGTCACCGAAAGGCATGATGCTGGGCGGGGTTATTGGCGGTATTGCCGCGGCCGTCTATGGTCTGGGTAAAGCCTGGTATGATGGTCAGAAGGAGGGGGAAGAATTTAACCGCCAGTTGTCGCTGACGGGGCATTATGCCGGAGTCACTGCCGGGCAGCTGTGGACGCTCAGTCGTGCTATTTCCGGGAATGGTATTACGCAACATGCTGCAGCCGGTGCGCTGGCTCAGGTGGTGGGGAGTGGTGCATTTCGTGGAAACGATATCGGTATGGTGGCGAGAGCTGCCGCACAGATGGAGCGATCGGTTGGCCAGTCGGTCAGCGATACCATAAATCAGTTTAAGCGGCTGAAGGATGATCCTGTAAATGCCGCGAAGGCTCTGGACAATGAGCTGCATTTTCTTACTGCCACTCAGCTTGAGCAGATACGCGTCCTTGGGGAACAGGGGCGGTCCAGTGATGCGGCACGGATAGCCATGTCTGCACTGGCAGAGGAAACCGGTCGGCGTACTGCGGATATTGATAATAACCTCAATGCGCTGGGCAGTACGCTGAAGTATCTGTCTGATTTATGGAGTCGTTTCTGGGATGCGGCCATGAATATTGGTCGTGAAGACTCGCTGGATGAACAGATTTCCGCTTTACAGGAGAAAGTGTCGCGGGCGAAAAGACTCCCCTGGACGGCATCATCTTCTCAGGTTGAGTACGATCAGCAGCGTCTTAACGAGCTTCAGGAGAAAAAACGCCAGAAGGATTTGCAGGATGCAAAAGAGCAGGCAGAGCGGAATTATCAGGAGCAACAGAAACGCCGTAATGCTGAAAATGCTGCACTGAACCGGATGAATGAAACGGAAGCAGCACGACATCAGCGTGAAATTGCGCGTATTAATGCCATGCAGTACGCCGATCAGGCTGTCAGGGATGCGGCGATACAACGTGAAAATGAACGTTACGAGAAAGCCCTGGCATCCGGTAAGAAAAAAACACGCGAACCCCGTAATGATGAGGCCACCCGGTTATTGCTGCAGTACAGTCAGCAACAGGCACAGGTGGAAGGACAGATTGCTGCTGCCAGACAGTCAGCAGGCATTGCCACGGAAAGGATGACAGAAGCGCATAAACAGCTTCTGGCTCTGCAGCAGCGCATCAGCGACCTGGACGGGAAAAAACTGACGGCAGATGAAAAGAGTGTGCTGGCCCGTAAAGATGAACTGATTCAGGCACTGACGCTGCTGGATGTAAAACAGCAGGAGCTTCAGAAACAGACGGCACTCAACGAGCTGAAGAAAAAAACAATTCAGCTGACCAGTCAACTGGCTGAAGAAGAGCGCGCTCAGCGTCAGCAACATGACCTGGATATCGCCACGGTGGGTATGGGTGATCAGCAGCGGCAGCGATATCAGGTACAACTGAGTCTTCGCCAGAAATACCAGCAACAGCTGGAACAGTTGAGGCGGGATAGTGAGCAGAAAGGAACATATTACACGGATGACTACAGAAAGGCCGAGCAGGCGCTGACGGAGAGCCTGAACCGACAACTGAATGAGAATCGCCGTTACTGGCAACAGCTTGAAGTTGTGCAGGGTAACTGGAAAAACGGAGTCCTGCGTGCATTTCAGGATTTTACCGTGGATGCAGATAATACGGCAGGAACAGCAGAACAGGTGTTCTCGTCAGCCTTCAGCAACATGGGAAATGGCCTGGCAACTTTTGTCACTACCGGCAAACTCAATTTCAAATCCTTCACCTCTTCTGTGCTGTCAGATATGGCGAAAATCCTGGCGCAGGCAACCATGATGAAATCGATAAAAGGGATTGGCAGTGTACTGGGATTTGATCTCAGCAGCCTTTCCCTGAATGCCAATGGGGGGATTTATCAGTCTGCTGATTTGAGTCGTTACAGTGGCACGGTGGTTAACCGTCCGACGTTTTTTGCTTTTGCAAAAGGCGCGGGTGTGATGGGGGAAGCGGGACCTGAAGCCATTCTGCCACTGCGTCGTGGTGCTGACGGTAAGCTGGGGGTTGTGGCGGATATTGGTGGTTCAGGTATGGCGATGTTTGCCCCGCAGTACAACATCGAGATCAATAACGATGGCACGAACGGGCAGATAGGTCAGGCTGCCCTGAAGGTGGTTTATGACCTTGGGAAAAAAGCGGCAGCGGACTTTATGCAACAGCAGGCCCGTGATGGTGGTCGGTTAAGTGGAGCATATCGGTAA
- a CDS encoding phage tail protein: METFHWKVRPDMNVVSEPKVVTVKLGDGYEQRRAAGLNNQLSTYSVTIRVRKCEHPSLKAFLERHGGVRAFQWTPPYDWKPIRVVCRKWSASVGALWVTITADFEQVVA; this comes from the coding sequence ATGGAGACGTTTCACTGGAAAGTGCGCCCGGATATGAATGTGGTATCAGAGCCGAAAGTGGTGACAGTGAAGCTGGGCGATGGTTATGAACAGCGTCGTGCGGCGGGACTGAATAACCAGTTGTCGACTTACAGCGTGACGATACGTGTTCGTAAATGTGAACACCCATCTTTAAAAGCCTTTCTGGAACGGCACGGTGGCGTCCGTGCATTTCAGTGGACGCCACCTTATGACTGGAAACCGATTAGGGTGGTTTGTCGTAAATGGTCGGCAAGCGTGGGGGCGCTGTGGGTAACCATAACGGCAGATTTTGAACAGGTCGTGGCATAG
- a CDS encoding phage minor tail protein L: MQDIPQETHHETTRLTQSAQVVLWEIDLTEVGGERYFFCNEQNEKGEPVTWQGRQYQAYPIQGTGFELNGKGSAARPTLTVSNLHGMVTGMAEDLQSLVGGTVVRRKVYARFLDAVNFVNGNSDADPEQEVISRWRIEQCSELSAVSASFVLSTPTETDGAVFPGRIMLANTCTWTYRSDECGYHGPAVADEYDQPTSDITKDKCSKCLSGCKFRNNVGNFGGFLSINKLSQ; the protein is encoded by the coding sequence ATGCAGGATATTCCACAGGAAACACATCATGAGACGACACGCCTCACTCAGTCAGCCCAGGTGGTGCTCTGGGAAATCGATCTGACAGAGGTCGGTGGTGAACGTTATTTTTTCTGTAATGAGCAGAACGAAAAAGGTGAGCCGGTTACCTGGCAGGGGCGGCAGTATCAGGCATACCCCATTCAGGGGACGGGATTTGAACTGAATGGCAAGGGCAGTGCTGCCCGTCCGACACTGACGGTTTCTAACCTGCACGGCATGGTCACCGGGATGGCGGAAGACCTGCAGAGTCTGGTCGGCGGAACGGTGGTCAGGCGTAAGGTTTACGCCCGTTTTCTGGATGCGGTGAACTTCGTCAACGGAAACAGCGACGCCGATCCGGAGCAGGAGGTGATCAGCCGCTGGCGCATCGAGCAGTGCAGCGAACTGAGTGCGGTCAGTGCCTCCTTTGTGTTGTCCACACCGACGGAAACGGATGGTGCCGTTTTTCCGGGGCGCATCATGCTGGCCAACACCTGCACCTGGACCTATCGCAGTGATGAGTGCGGTTATCACGGTCCGGCTGTCGCGGATGAATATGATCAGCCGACGTCCGATATCACGAAGGATAAATGCAGCAAATGCCTGAGTGGCTGTAAGTTCCGCAATAATGTCGGCAACTTTGGCGGCTTCCTTTCCATTAACAAACTTTCGCAGTAA
- a CDS encoding C40 family peptidase, with translation MTETESAILAHARRCAPAESCGFVVRTPEGERYFPCVNISGEPEEYFRMSPEDWLRAEMQGEIVALVHSHPGGLPWLSEADRRLQVQSDLPWWLVCRGEIHKFRCVPHLTGRRFEHGVTDCYTLFRDAYHLAWIEMPDFHREDDWWRHGQNLYLDNLEATGLYQVPLSAAQPGDVLLCCFGSSVPNHAAIYCGDGELLHHIPEQLSKRERYTDKWQRRTHSLWRHRAWHASAFTGICNDLAAASTFV, from the coding sequence ATGACAGAGACAGAATCAGCGATTCTGGCGCACGCCCGGCGATGTGCGCCAGCGGAGTCGTGCGGCTTCGTGGTGAGAACGCCGGAAGGGGAAAGATATTTTCCCTGCGTGAATATCTCCGGTGAGCCGGAGGAGTATTTCCGGATGTCGCCGGAGGACTGGCTGCGGGCAGAGATGCAGGGTGAGATTGTGGCGCTGGTCCACAGCCACCCCGGTGGTCTGCCCTGGCTGAGTGAGGCTGACCGGCGGCTGCAGGTGCAGAGTGATTTGCCGTGGTGGCTGGTCTGCCGGGGTGAGATTCATAAATTCCGCTGTGTGCCGCATCTCACCGGGCGGCGCTTTGAGCACGGGGTGACGGACTGTTACACGCTGTTCCGGGATGCTTACCATCTGGCGTGGATTGAGATGCCGGATTTTCATCGTGAGGATGACTGGTGGCGTCACGGTCAGAATCTCTATCTGGATAATCTGGAGGCAACTGGGTTATATCAGGTGCCGTTGTCAGCGGCGCAGCCGGGCGATGTGCTGCTGTGCTGTTTTGGTTCATCGGTGCCGAATCATGCCGCTATTTACTGCGGCGACGGCGAGCTGCTGCACCATATTCCTGAACAACTGAGCAAACGAGAGAGGTATACCGACAAATGGCAGCGACGCACACACTCCCTCTGGCGTCACCGGGCATGGCACGCATCTGCCTTTACGGGGATTTGCAACGATTTGGCCGCCGCATCGACCTTCGTGTGA
- a CDS encoding tail assembly protein: MAATHTLPLASPGMARICLYGDLQRFGRRIDLRVKTGAEAIRALATQLPAFRQKLNEGWYQVRIAGRDAGENELSARLNEPLANGAVIHIVPRLAGAKSGGVFQVVLGAALIAVAWWNPVGWLGAAAVSGMYAAGASMILGGVAQMLAPKARTPTAASTDNGKQNTYFSSLDNMVAQGNVLPVLYGEMRVGSRVVSQEISTADEGDGGQVVVIGR, translated from the coding sequence ATGGCAGCGACGCACACACTCCCTCTGGCGTCACCGGGCATGGCACGCATCTGCCTTTACGGGGATTTGCAACGATTTGGCCGCCGCATCGACCTTCGTGTGAAAACGGGGGCCGAAGCCATCCGGGCGCTGGCCACACAGCTCCCGGCGTTTCGTCAGAAACTGAATGAGGGCTGGTATCAGGTGCGCATTGCCGGGCGTGATGCAGGCGAAAATGAATTATCTGCCCGTCTTAATGAGCCGCTGGCAAATGGTGCCGTGATCCACATCGTGCCGCGTCTGGCGGGAGCTAAAAGTGGCGGTGTGTTTCAGGTGGTGCTTGGGGCGGCGCTGATTGCGGTGGCATGGTGGAATCCTGTGGGTTGGCTGGGTGCCGCGGCTGTATCGGGCATGTATGCGGCAGGGGCCAGTATGATCCTGGGCGGAGTGGCGCAGATGCTGGCACCGAAAGCCAGGACGCCCACGGCAGCCAGTACAGATAACGGCAAACAGAACACGTATTTCTCCTCACTGGATAACATGGTTGCCCAGGGCAATGTTCTGCCCGTTCTGTACGGTGAAATGCGCGTGGGGTCGCGGGTGGTTTCTCAGGAGATCAGCACGGCAGACGAAGGGGATGGTGGTCAGGTTGTGGTGATTGGTCGCTGA